Proteins found in one Dermochelys coriacea isolate rDerCor1 chromosome 17, rDerCor1.pri.v4, whole genome shotgun sequence genomic segment:
- the MRPS17 gene encoding 28S ribosomal protein S17, mitochondrial: MSGLRGAVHAKWIIGKVIGTKMHKTAKVRVTRLVLDPYLLKFFNKRKTYFAHDPLQQCAVGDIVLLKALPERRTKNVKHELAEIVFKVGNVIDPVTGKACAGTRFLESLTDSESLTEADTTYLSEKLHELNVSSTEK; this comes from the exons ATGTCTGGACTACGTGGAGCTGTCCATGCAAAATGGATAATAGGGAAAGTAATTGGAACCAAAATGCATAAAACTGCCAAAGTGAGAGTGACAAGGCTTGTACTGGATCCTTATTTACTAAAG TTCTTTAACAAGCGAAAAACTTATTTCGCTCATGATCCATTGCAGCAATGTGCCGTCGGAGACATTGTTCTTCTAAAAGCTTTGCCTGAGCGGAGGACCAAAAATGTGAAACATGAACTGGCTGAGATTGTTTTCAAGGTTGGAAATGTCATAGACCCCGTAACCGGAAAGGCCTGCGCAGGAACCAGGTTCTTGGAAAGTCTAACAGACTCAGAAAGTCTAACTGAGGCAGACACTACCTATCTAAGTGAAAAGCTCCATGAACTAAATGTTTCCTCAACAGAGAAataa